The proteins below are encoded in one region of Mesotoga infera:
- the gnd gene encoding decarboxylating 6-phosphogluconate dehydrogenase has product MEIGIVGLGKMGGNIARKLVAGGHTVIGYNLNPEITKVLAEEIGLCPAFSLEELVGKLSPVRILWLMIPAGVPIETTINVLKDLLDTGDIVIDGGNSNYKDSIRRSERLSERGINFVDVGTSGGIWGLTEGYSMMIGGEREIIENLAPLFTTLSPEQDKGWGRVGQAGAGHFAKMIHNGIEYGLMEAYAEGFEILRAKKEFDFDLKEVTDIWLHGSVIRSWLLELIGDILAGDQDLRNIEPWVADSGEGRWAVVEAMDLDVPAPVITMSLQKRIESRVEEDYSAKLLAAIRNRFGGHEIKHTRQASRDGED; this is encoded by the coding sequence ATGGAGATAGGGATAGTAGGACTTGGCAAAATGGGAGGCAATATTGCCAGAAAACTCGTTGCCGGAGGGCATACTGTTATTGGTTATAATCTCAATCCGGAGATTACAAAGGTTCTGGCTGAAGAGATAGGACTTTGCCCGGCCTTTTCTCTGGAAGAGCTTGTGGGAAAGTTGTCGCCGGTTCGGATTCTTTGGTTGATGATTCCTGCAGGCGTTCCAATTGAAACAACTATAAATGTTCTTAAAGACTTGCTAGATACTGGAGATATCGTCATTGACGGAGGCAACAGTAATTATAAAGACTCAATTAGGCGATCGGAGAGACTTTCAGAAAGAGGAATCAACTTCGTAGATGTTGGCACAAGCGGGGGAATATGGGGATTGACAGAAGGTTACAGCATGATGATTGGAGGCGAAAGAGAGATTATAGAGAACCTCGCGCCATTATTCACAACGCTTTCGCCTGAGCAAGACAAAGGGTGGGGAAGAGTTGGTCAAGCAGGAGCTGGCCATTTCGCAAAGATGATCCACAACGGAATAGAGTATGGGTTAATGGAGGCCTATGCGGAAGGATTCGAGATTCTTAGAGCAAAGAAGGAGTTTGATTTCGATTTGAAGGAAGTCACCGATATATGGCTTCACGGAAGCGTGATCAGGTCATGGCTTCTGGAGTTGATTGGCGATATACTGGCCGGTGATCAGGATCTCCGCAACATAGAGCCGTGGGTTGCAGATTCTGGAGAAGGACGATGGGCAGTTGTTGAGGCAATGGATCTCGACGTGCCCGCCCCGGTTATTACAATGTCTCTGCAGAAGCGTATTGAGAGCCGTGTTGAAGAGGATTATTCGGCAAAACTCCTTGCAGCCATAAGAAACAGGTTTGGCGGCCACGAAATAAAACACACAAGACAGGCGAGCAGAGATGGCGAAGACTGA